atatattttgtcaaaaagctttttcagcatctaatgagatgatcattcggtttttatttttcagtttgtttatatggtagattacatttatagattttcatatgttgaaccatctctgcatttctgggatgaagccaacttgatcatggtagatgatggttctgatgtattTGTGGATTTGatttgtctatattttatttagtatttttgcatcaatgttcatgagtgagattggtctgtaattctcctttGTAATAATGAaattctgtggtttgggtatcaactcttcataaaaagagtttagcaatgtTTCCTTCCCTAGCCATCCTCCATTCCTTAATATCAAATATCAAATACTTTGGAAGATATTTAACCTTTGAACCCACAGTAGCCAAAACTATCAATATCCCAGAAGAATTTTTTTAACATGGCCATACACAACCATCACAATCTCCAAAAAacagagaggaaataaaaacCAAGTAACAAAACATCCACCTAagaaagacaagaccagatatcagcacaTAGAATATAATTTTCCAAATATAGATGCCAAAATGCCAGTGTAGAAACATGATAAATAATGGCCAGAACAATATTTGTCCACTAGACCCTACCTATCCTACCATGAAAGGTCCTGAATGTTCCAACTAAAGCATGTACAAAGAGTTGAAGGAAATGAGTAAAATatttcaagacctgaaaatataTAATCAATAAAGCAAACCCAAGTTAGAGAAATCTGTAAAGGAATACTTTCAAAACTcaaaaaggaacttctgaagtAACTCtaccaacagaataaaatatatgtaatagaGAAGCTAAGGttccatttaagaaaaaaattcataattcaaagaaaatattatttcttaaaaattctgGCACAAAATCCAGGAAGTCTGTAACataatgaaaagaccaaatctaagaatattaggaacagaagaaggaagaggaacccAAGtaaaaggctcagaaaatagtttcaacaaagtcatagaagaaaatatcTGTAACCTAAAGAATGAAATGCCTATCAAAGCACTAGATGCATACAGAACAATAAAGAGATTGGATCAGAAAAGAGAGTCCATTGCGCACAcaatctttaaaacaataaacacacacagcaatgatagaatattcagaacatcaagggaaaaaaatcaagtaacATACAAAAACAGACATATTAGAACAACaactggtttcttttttattgattttattgagctctacatttttctctgctcccctccccacctcttctctcctcttcaaccttctcccaaggtccccatgctcccaatttacccagaagatcttgtctttttcaacttcccatgtaggttagatttatgtatgtctctcttagggtcctcattgctgaaATGACAACTTTTAATTCAGTACTTTTATGGGACTCTTGAATGTTGAAACGAGTGGGTCTCTGTTCTCATGCCTTCTCTTGAGGCCCTTTCTTTCAGCTGGCTATTCTTACCCAATTTTGAAATGATggctttattttatcttgttatatTTTATGTCGTTGTGTTTTGTAGTTGTCTATTAGAAACCTGTTATTTTGCATTGAGAAGCataaagggagtggatctggctGAGAGAGGAGGTGCGGAGACACTGGCAGGAtaaagggagaggaaactgtgttcAGATTACATAGTATGTGAAAGCAATTTGTGTTTCATAAAAGGTGAGAATACTAGCAAAAGAAATTCAAGAACACCTCAAAcaaatcaattattttaaatttatttgagtATGAGATGAAAAATACGAATCATGAATTTGATCCAACATGGCTAAAGGAGCTGCCCATCTTCCCAGACTTTGTTCAGGACTGTTGCTACAAGGTTAACAACAGACAGGCAGTGTTTTTCCTGACAAGCAATGTGTCTTGGAAAGTATTACTGAAGAAGACTTATGGTTCCACTGCAGGTTAAATCAGCTGTCATGGGACAAGAGCCACCTGAAGCACAAGTTTACTGCTACGCATGGTTTCAGCTTGCCTTGCAATATCAACAAGGTGTCTATGCAGTAGCCAAGTAGCAAAGAATCCATGATAGGATAAAAGCCACAAGAAAGCATCTCTATCTGCAGCTGGAGTACTAGCTTATTTTCACATCATCTGGGCAAATGAAAAGAACCACTCTCTGAATGTTGAAGACTACAGTGGGCCAAACACAATCTGAACAGCTTATATAGGTTACTACTTCCACCAGTTGACAGAGCTCCCATACTCACTTTGGTTAATCTTAGAAAAACAAGGTGCTACCTACTTAACTTTCTTTATTGATATCTTAGGGTGTTAATTGAGTATGACATTTGATAATGGAAACAcctatattttatattgttataatGAAATTAGGGGACTTTTTTCTTAACCAGGCCAAACTGAATCTGAACACAATGGAGAAATGACTCTTAAGAACAAAGGGTCCAAAAGAGGGAAAAGATAGAGCAGTGAGGTGAGTGACATTCAACAGCCACAAATTGTGCTTATACAAAAGACCAACGCAGCTTCGCAAGACAGTGGAGAGAGTATAAAAAGCCAGAAAGGTAGAAACTAGGACAAGGATATTCTGGGTAGCCCTGGACTCAGGGAAGCTTCTCCTGGAATGATAAGAATTGCAGATGAGCTGAACCCTCTGCTTGTGTCTATACAGAAAAACGATTATGGAGGCACTGGACCAGGCAATgagcagagaaaagaagaattcaggGCACATTGCCAATATTGCATAGAGTGAATCACTGATTTCATCATGCCCTGCAACAGAGCAGTACCCAAATTCTCGTTTTCTCGtcacattatttttattcattttcataaatgggtacataaagaaaatgaaatttatcaGCATATACATGACCCAGAGGAGGGCAATGTAGCAGCCAATATTCTTAGCAACTTTGATTTTATGGTTCTTCCAACAAGATTTTCTGGGACTGATGGTGATGGCCTGGAAAACACTCAATAGGCAGGTTATACAAATGGACAAACTTCGACTAAATCCTTGAATGTACAATAGGAGAACACATCCAAAATCATTCAAGAACTGCTTCAGTCCCCAAATTGCCATTGTTTGGGGCACTCCTGAAGACAGAATGATCAAGGAATTGGCTGCCATTAGGTTCATGAGAATCAAATCTGTGGGCTTCAATGTGCATTCTTTATAGTAACGTATTACATAGTATAACATAAGATAAAAGTTTCCCATAATTCCAGTGGTAATTTGTAATAAGAAAATGATTCTTATTGCCAGATTCCAGGAGTCCATTCTGTGATTCAGCacaatttcctttaaaatatgctCACATTATTTCTCGGGTCAAATGAAAAATTACAAGTTATTACAGcctggaggaaaagaaaacaccatTAATCcatggagctgcaggcaggcttaAAGTAAGCATTCTTTAAACTAAGGATTTCAAGACCAGCTTCGACCACATAAACAGACCTCATCCAAATATTCGGCAGGAGCACTTACTTTCATGTATGTTACTGTCTGATTTCTCAATACCTCAGAATAAGCACACTAATGGAAGTGTAACAATAAAGTTTCCCAGAAAATGGATCACTCAGGATAATGGGATGGTGACCTCTATAAACAAGGAAAAGTGACAGGTGGTATAAACAAGCATAAAGTCTTTTAGAATATACTCTTATTTGCTAGTCAGTTCAAAAAATAATCAACTTCAATAACAAccccaaaatttaaataaatcactTAATTTTCCAACATAATATTCTTATCTATGATTTGGAGGTTTAATATAATGCACCAGGATCTCATTCACTTCCCTCTCTCCTCATGTCCATCCCACTTCCTTGTGACTGccccaaagaaaagagaaaacatatacAAAGTCTATACTGTGTCGCCTATCACATTCACTGAAGCATTGTCAGGTTTCTTtaataaagcattttctttttaaatagatttatttatttttacttattttccatcCAGGTTGCAATTTTTTCTTCCACCTCCCGAATTGatactcctccatttctgtttaagaAAGGGCAGGTCTCAAATGAGTATCAACAAAAAAATGACCTACGAATTGCAGTGTGTTCAAGCACCTCttcatgtattaaggctgggcaagctGATATGTATATCTCTTATATAAACAAAGAATAGTAATGAGAAACGTATGGTACTCAGAGTATATCTATAGTGTTGTGGCAGGGCAAAGTTTCCTGTATCTTTTCTCAGCTGAAGCCATCTTTGTACTAACCTGAAATTGACTGTCCCCTTTCTACCCACCCCATGAAAAATCCCCTGGGTAAGGCCTAACTCTGTTCTAGACAGTGGGGGCTAAAGTGCCCCAGCTAACAGCAGTATTTTTAGATCTGTAAAattgcttgtttgctttgctttccctTGCAAATTGACAGCCAGGATGTTGATTTTCTGAATTCTCTGTCTTTACAAGCTCCATGTAAAATGTATTCCAAGGTGTTCTGTAAGAAGTGTTTCTCTCCAGGCAGCCACAAGCCTTCTAAATACAGATTCTGAATATGAATTTTGGTCAAGTTTGGTGGTCTTTGGATTTTTATCCCACAACAATCTTAGATAAGAAAATTAACTAGGATGATGGTTCAAGTAACACTCATCATCATAGTAAACTATGATATAATTCATGAAAACTTGAAtctcatagacacacaaacactcatgtgTCTGCACAGTCAAGTCAGGAATATTATGGAGAAGAGACTTCCGGTGTGATGAAATCTTAGCAaatacacaacaaaataaaaataggcaaAATATGACATTAGATATGTCAAGGATAAGGACAGTATCTGATGAATGATAGCTACTTGGGGAAAATGTTCAGTACATCTATTGAAATTGTGTCTGGGATAATCATAGACCACTCAGAAGTCTAGAGTGGAAATGACAGGAAAGAAATGAGTTAGACAGTCCATCTTTGTAGTGAAGTTTGAAGAAACTCTCTGGACACcactttgtattattttaagaGAAAGTCTCAGAAAACCATTCTTTCTtaataagaatattttaatacaatcttttctcattttacatagctatccct
This genomic window from Chionomys nivalis chromosome 2, mChiNiv1.1, whole genome shotgun sequence contains:
- the LOC130870216 gene encoding vomeronasal type-1 receptor 4-like: MDSWNLAIRIIFLLQITTGIMGNFYLMLYYVIRYYKECTLKPTDLILMNLMAANSLIILSSGVPQTMAIWGLKQFLNDFGCVLLLYIQGFSRSLSICITCLLSVFQAITISPRKSCWKNHKIKVAKNIGCYIALLWVMYMLINFIFFMYPFMKMNKNNVTRKREFGYCSVAGHDEISDSLYAILAMCPEFFFSLLIAWSSASIIVFLYRHKQRVQLICNSYHSRRSFPESRATQNILVLVSTFLAFYTLSTVLRSCVGLLYKHNLWLLNVTHLTALSFPSFGPFVLKSHFSIVFRFSLAWLRKKSPNFIITI